The DNA sequence CAGCCTTTTTGCGTTTTTATAGAAAATTATAACGATTGTATTAGTTTTTATTTTGAGGCTTTATTTATGGCTGTTTCGTTGACGACTTTTTCATTACGTCCTTTGTTTAAGCCCCTGTTTTTGGCGGCGACGCTTACCTCTTTACTCGCTTGTGGTGACTCAGTCACGAGCGCTGCTGGAAGCCAGTTTAACGGCGGCAATGTGGATCAGGGCGACAATAACTCAGGTGGTGATACAGGTAATGGTAACTCATCAGATTTTGATAAGACCAAACTTCTAAACGACTTAGTTGAGCAGGTCTTTGTCCCTGCCGTTAACGACTTTCAACAAGCAAGTACTGAACACGCAACTGCGGTTGCCGCGTACTGCAGCGATTTAAAAACTCAACAAGTGTCAGACGCTGACTTACTGCAAACAGCTAAAACTAGCTGGCAAGTGAGTATGAGCGCTTGGCAACAGCTTGAAGTTATGCAAATTGGGCCGCTTTTAAACAATGACGCTCAACTTCGCAACGAGATTTACTCTTGGCCGGTTACCAATCAATGTGCTGTTGACCAAGATGTAGGCTTTAACGAGGCGGGCACCGTTGCAGGCGGCGAATATGACATTTCAAAACGCACATCAACCCGCCGTGGCCTAGATGCACAAGAGTATTTACTGTTTAACACCGATTTAAATCACGCTTGTGCAAACGACTCTCAAGCGCCACAAAACTGGAACCAACGCCCAGATATCGAACGCCAAATTGCTCGTTGTGAGTATTCAGTCGAGGTTGCCAACGACTTATTGAACTCAGCCAATGAGTTGGCGGATGCTTGGTTAAGTGGTGGTGCAAGCAGCTATGCTGAAATATTGAAAACAGCCGCAACTAATGGCCAGTTTGACAATGTTGATGCAGCGATTAACCGAGTAACTGATGCCCTCTTCTACGTCGACAAGATCACCAAAGACGCCAAGCTAGGTGCTCCGGTTGGCTTGATCAACAATAGCTGTGGCACAGCGACTTGTGTTAATGATATCGAATCTCGACTGAGCGCTCATTCATTACAAAACATCCGCGCTAATATCGTCGCGATGCAACGTGTATTTAAAGGTGGCAGCTCAGATACCGACGTGGGTTTTGACGATTATTTAGTGGCCGTTGACGCCTCTGAACTGGCAGTGACTATGGCAACCGATATTCAAGCCATGATTGATGCTATTGATAGTTTTGAAGGCGAGTTTGAGGCAGCCGTTGTCAACGAGCCAGCAAAAGTTCAAGCGCTTTACCAAAACATTAAAAAAGTCACTGACAACTTAAAGTCAGCGTTCATCACCTTTTTATCATTGCAGTTACCAGCGTCATCAGCCGGAGACGCTGACTAATGAAAAACAGAATTAACAACATCATGACAAACACAACAACATCAATAGTTTCTATTGCAGTACTAACAGCGCTCGGTTTGGCGGCATCTAATGCCTATGCTGAAGAGGCAAATAATGCAGCCTCAGCAAAAGTCGAAAAAGACATAGAACACATCCAAATCATTAGCCGTAAAGACGAGTTAAACAAGGAAGCGGGTTCAGTTACATTGTTAGATGAAGTCGCCCTAGAAAAATTTGAATACGATGACATTCACCGTATTTTAGCGAATGTACCCGGCGTTAATATCCGTCAAGAAGACGGTTATGGATTACGTCCCAACATTGGCTTTCGCGGTGTCACACCTGAACGTAGTAAAAAAATAAACATCTTAGAAGACGGCGTACTAAGTGGTCCTGCGCCTTATTCTGCACCAGCCGCTTATTACTTTCCTTCCATGTCACGTATGACATCCGTAGAGGTTGTAAAAGGTCCTGGAGCCATAAAATACGGACCTAATACAGTAGCAGGCACGCTCAACTTAACGACGCGCGCAATTCCAGAATTGGCAACAGGCCAAATAGAAGTTGCCGCTGGTTCAAATGGTTACGGCAAGTTACACGGCCACTATGGCAGTACCACAGAGCTCAAAGATGGCCGCTTAGGCTTTGTAGGTGAAGTATTACGCCAACAAGCAGATGGCTTCAAAGACATCGATAACGCCCAACAAAGTTTGTTTGATGACGATTCTGGTTTTGTTAAAAACGACATCATGTTAAAGGTGGGTTACGCTAATACGTTAAACCTATTTGGTGATCTTGTTGAACAGTCGTTCGAAATGAAAGTAAGTCACTCTAATGAAGACTCTAACGAGACCTACTTAGGCCTTACGGATGCAGATTTCACCGCTAACCCTTATCGCCGTTATGCGATTACGCAGGCTGCCAATATGGATTGGGAGCACGATCAAGTTCAGTTCACTCATCAGTTGACCGCGAGTAAATTTAGTTTAACGACGCGTTTGTATAACAACGAGTTCACCCGAGCTTGGCGCAAGGTGAATAGTTTTGCTCAAACAGGCAACAACGCGACGGATAGAACACTCCAAGAAATTTTAGCTAATCCTGACGAAGGAATTAACCAAGAGTTTTACCAAGTCATTACCGGTCAGAAAGACTCTGAGGCGTTGTATGAACAATTAGTCGTTGGTACGAATGATCGCTCTTACTACTCTCGTGGTATTCAATCTGATGTAAAATTTAGTACTGCCATTGCCGGTACACCAAACTTACTCAACGTCGGAGTTAGATTCCACCAAGATCGTATCGACCGTGATCATTTTGAACAAAATTATCTAATGACATCAGGTGTGCTGAGCCCGGATCAATTAGGGCCAAAATTCACCACGGTAAATTACGAAGAAACCGACGCTCTGTCTTTGTACTTTGCCGACACTCTTACCTTTGGCGCACTAGACGTAACCTTAGGCGGTCGCGCTGAGTTGACGGAAAGCCGCTATCAAAACGAAGTGGCAGGTGCAGAACAAGATTGGTTAGAAAAACAAACCGATGTGTTCTTATACAGCGCGTCGGCGTTTTATACCTTAAATGACAATATGGGTTTATTTGCAGGTGTTCATGAGGGATTTGTTCCAACTAGCCCTAAACAAGCACCAGAAATAGAACCAGAGCAAAGCGTCAATTACGAGTTAGGATACCGCTACAACGACCAACAGACTCAATTTGAAACCGTTTTATTCTTTAATGATTTCGACAACTTAAAAGAAAGCTGTTCGTTTTCGACGTCAGCCTCATGTACCAATACCGCACGAGTTGACCAAGAATACAATGGTGGAGAAGTTGACGTAAAAGGCCTAGAGCTAAACTTACAGCGTCGTGAATATGTTTCAGACCACTTTGATTTACCTTGGTCAATTACCTATACCCGCACCGACTCGGAGTTTAAAAATAGCTTCGAATCGACCTTTGAACTGTGGGGTGACGTGACCGCGGGTGACCCTGTTCCTTACTTACCTGAGCAACAGTTAACGGTAAACCTTGGCCTTGCTGGTACTAATTGGCAAGTGAACCTATTGGTTAAATACATCGACGAGATGCAAGAAGCCGCAGGTGAAAATGTCGCTTTATCCGGAAAAACAACCGACGCCTATACAGTCGTAGATATTTCTGCAAGCTACGAGCTTGGGCAGTGGGGAAGTGTTTATGCCAAAGTCGATAATTTAACCGACAAGGTAGCACTAGTTAGCCGTCGTCCATTTGGCGCAAGACCAAGCAAACCTCGCCAAGTCTTTGTCGGTTACAAATACGACTTTTAACCCTAACTGTAGAGTAATCAAAGAAAAACCAAATGTTCAGTGAAATTGAGTTCGGATTATTGTGGAATATAGAGTGGTTGCAGCAAGCTGCAACCTCGTTTTTGAATCACTTGACCAATCCAAACAAAAGACTGTTCTGGGGCTACTCTTTGGCTACATTGGTGTTTGTCGCAATTGTTTATTGGTTGGAATACAAACGTACCGGTCAATGGCAATGGCGACGAGCATTCGGTCGAGACGTTTTATTGAGCACCTCATCAAAACTAGACGTTAAAATTTGGTTGCTCAATATTGGTATAAAGTTATGGCTCATTGCACCTCTATTAATTGCCGTCGCTCCCGTTGCAATTAGTGTAAATAATGGGCTCAATTTTGTGTTTGGGCCCAGTGCATTTAAAGGCGTATCCGATTCGACCGTCATGCTCACCTTTACGTTAGTGCTATTTCTTCTCGATGACTTTAGTCGTTTCTTTTTGCATTGGCTAATGCACAAAGTCCCGGCATTATGGGCCATACATAAGCTGCACCACAGTGCAGAAGTATTAACGCCTATTACGGTATATCGGACCCACCCGATTGAGAGCTGGCTATACGCAACACGATTGATGCTCGTCAATGGCATAACGATTGGCTTGGGTGTCTATTTGTTTAGTGCCCAGCTAAGCTTTTACGATATTGCAGGGGCAAATGTTGGCGTATTTATTTTTAATCTCTTTGCAGCCAACTTACGTCATTCACAAGTATGGCTAAGCTGGGGTACAAGAGTTGAAAATTGGTTTATCTCGCCTGCCCAACATCAAATTCACCACAGCCAAGCTATTGAGCATCACGATAAAAACTTTGGCTCAGCTTTGGCAGTATGGGACCGCTTATTCGGTACTTTAGTCAGCGCAAAATCTGTGTCAGGCCACCACTCCCAAACTGACCCAAAACTGACTTTTGGGGTTAGTGATTTTAGCCCAAGTAATATCTGGCAAGCCTATGTCAGTCCCTGTAAGGACGCTG is a window from the Psychrosphaera ytuae genome containing:
- a CDS encoding sterol desaturase family protein, whose amino-acid sequence is MFSEIEFGLLWNIEWLQQAATSFLNHLTNPNKRLFWGYSLATLVFVAIVYWLEYKRTGQWQWRRAFGRDVLLSTSSKLDVKIWLLNIGIKLWLIAPLLIAVAPVAISVNNGLNFVFGPSAFKGVSDSTVMLTFTLVLFLLDDFSRFFLHWLMHKVPALWAIHKLHHSAEVLTPITVYRTHPIESWLYATRLMLVNGITIGLGVYLFSAQLSFYDIAGANVGVFIFNLFAANLRHSQVWLSWGTRVENWFISPAQHQIHHSQAIEHHDKNFGSALAVWDRLFGTLVSAKSVSGHHSQTDPKLTFGVSDFSPSNIWQAYVSPCKDAVTSSFLSTLLTKLLTRPQTKNVSKARKV
- a CDS encoding imelysin family protein, with protein sequence MAVSLTTFSLRPLFKPLFLAATLTSLLACGDSVTSAAGSQFNGGNVDQGDNNSGGDTGNGNSSDFDKTKLLNDLVEQVFVPAVNDFQQASTEHATAVAAYCSDLKTQQVSDADLLQTAKTSWQVSMSAWQQLEVMQIGPLLNNDAQLRNEIYSWPVTNQCAVDQDVGFNEAGTVAGGEYDISKRTSTRRGLDAQEYLLFNTDLNHACANDSQAPQNWNQRPDIERQIARCEYSVEVANDLLNSANELADAWLSGGASSYAEILKTAATNGQFDNVDAAINRVTDALFYVDKITKDAKLGAPVGLINNSCGTATCVNDIESRLSAHSLQNIRANIVAMQRVFKGGSSDTDVGFDDYLVAVDASELAVTMATDIQAMIDAIDSFEGEFEAAVVNEPAKVQALYQNIKKVTDNLKSAFITFLSLQLPASSAGDAD
- a CDS encoding TonB-dependent receptor family protein encodes the protein MKNRINNIMTNTTTSIVSIAVLTALGLAASNAYAEEANNAASAKVEKDIEHIQIISRKDELNKEAGSVTLLDEVALEKFEYDDIHRILANVPGVNIRQEDGYGLRPNIGFRGVTPERSKKINILEDGVLSGPAPYSAPAAYYFPSMSRMTSVEVVKGPGAIKYGPNTVAGTLNLTTRAIPELATGQIEVAAGSNGYGKLHGHYGSTTELKDGRLGFVGEVLRQQADGFKDIDNAQQSLFDDDSGFVKNDIMLKVGYANTLNLFGDLVEQSFEMKVSHSNEDSNETYLGLTDADFTANPYRRYAITQAANMDWEHDQVQFTHQLTASKFSLTTRLYNNEFTRAWRKVNSFAQTGNNATDRTLQEILANPDEGINQEFYQVITGQKDSEALYEQLVVGTNDRSYYSRGIQSDVKFSTAIAGTPNLLNVGVRFHQDRIDRDHFEQNYLMTSGVLSPDQLGPKFTTVNYEETDALSLYFADTLTFGALDVTLGGRAELTESRYQNEVAGAEQDWLEKQTDVFLYSASAFYTLNDNMGLFAGVHEGFVPTSPKQAPEIEPEQSVNYELGYRYNDQQTQFETVLFFNDFDNLKESCSFSTSASCTNTARVDQEYNGGEVDVKGLELNLQRREYVSDHFDLPWSITYTRTDSEFKNSFESTFELWGDVTAGDPVPYLPEQQLTVNLGLAGTNWQVNLLVKYIDEMQEAAGENVALSGKTTDAYTVVDISASYELGQWGSVYAKVDNLTDKVALVSRRPFGARPSKPRQVFVGYKYDF